The segment GGCCTGGCCAGTAGCTTCATCGCCCCCGCATCGGCCGACACGGACTTCAGCTGGGGCGCGCCCCTGCCATCCCCGAGCACGATCTACGAACCGCCCCCGGCAGAGCCAACGCCCGCCGCACCCGCACGTGACACCCCGCCAGCCGCGCCCGCGGCCACAACAGTAACCACGCTTCATGATACAGGCCAGGCCGGCCTCATGCCTCGCACCCACACGGTTGTTGCCGGCGATTGCCTCTGGTCCATCGCCCGCGCCTACTACGCACCCACGGACGACTCCGAGATGGCCGACCTCGTCCTCGACCTCTACCTCGCCAACAAGGGGGTCATCGGTAATGACCCG is part of the Trueperella abortisuis genome and harbors:
- a CDS encoding LysM peptidoglycan-binding domain-containing protein is translated as MDPLTGAPQQDLESLLVTVAAIAITAVALWYLLAALALLRASRSGSRTLRMRVARWGPPILRGIAAAGLASSFIAPASADTDFSWGAPLPSPSTIYEPPPAEPTPAAPARDTPPAAPAATTVTTLHDTGQAGLMPRTHTVVAGDCLWSIARAYYAPTDDSEMADLVLDLYLANKGVIGNDPNLIHPGQTITLP